GGATGATCTGCAACAGCGAAATAATGATAAAATAACATGCACCGTCTCTAACTTATTGGATTTTGCTGCATGAATCTAGAAGAGCTGATTCCCCATCCAGGAGTTCACCGAAACCAGGAAAAAATTATTGCCAAGTCCAAAGTTTAAATACTAAAACTGCAATGCTAAGTCCAAAGTTTCCCTAATCAAATTTCAGGAAATTTGTAGTGCTCCAATACAGTAATTTACAGATGCACTACAGTCTCTCGTTAAGTTCAGTTCTAAACATTGCTGAAGTACTTGTGTTTCTGACTCTTCCAACACGCAAGAAAAGCAGCACATGGAGGACAATTTTGATAATCACAATCAACTAAAAAACACCTTGTAAACAATCTAAGAGCACTCTTACAGTACCCACAAACTAATATAAGCCGTTAATTTCTTCTAATCTAACGGACAGATTTTATCTGCACTCCAAGGTAACAACCGGGGAGTACCATTGACCAATACTGAGGAGTACCATCTTGTGTGGGTAAAATCGTAATTATGAAGTCAATTAACAGGGGATAACAGGATAAGTGCTGGATGGACGGACTTAACGCAGTTAATTACGGCGGCCGGTATTGAGCGGCGAGATTTGCCTCCAATATCTGTGAAATTTAGTCCAAGGAGTAGCCCGCTGGCCGGTCGGCCGGCCGGCTAAGCCTGCCGTTAGCCCAAGCCGGTCCTGTACTCCCTTACAAGGAGCACGGAGCTCGATCGATCAGGCGGCGGCTTGCAGTCTAATGTCAATTAGGAAGCGCTCGTGGAAGTCCAAATTACCCTAGGCAAAAGGTCTAAACTACCCTAACTGATGGACTGACAGATTTGCTTGGTACTCCTGACCCTTTTTAGGGAGTACCGGGATACCGTAAAAATTCTCCAATCTAAATACTGTTTTTTAGAACCGCTATATACCTGGAGGAATGCCGATATATAGCTCTCCTTCAATTTGAAGAGGATGAACAATAGCCTCTTCTAGGATCTCTTGAAACTTCTTCCCCGATGCATGCTATTATTGTCAAACACCAGTGTCAGAAATTAAGTTAGAACAGTACAATGTCGTAAGGGCAGATTGCCTTAGATTTAATTATTGCCACTCAATTGAAAATAGTCCATATAACTGAAAAAGATAACTTGACAGATATGTGCATTTAAAGTTTGCCAACCATTACGCAGTATACAGATTAGTACAAATTATGTGAAACCATAAAGATCCAATTAACACGAGTCAACTAACAGTTCAGTTATGTGGTGGTAGAAGGAGAGACATACCTCTACGAGGCCACCGCACAGCCAACCGAAGGATAGGTAATGATAAATTTGCGATGAACCAGGTTCAGTTTCAGGTGTACATTTGGCAATCTTCTGTAGTGTCTCTTCCCAGTCACATACCAACAAAGGATCAGTTTTGACCACATCTCCCAGTGCATTGTGCAGACCAGATGTATGATTCAGAAGATGGTGCACCTTTATTAGGAAGTACAGAATGAGTCTGTTAGTACGATGAAACATTGTGCCTCGTCAAATAGCAGAAGTGGAGAAGTTTTTGTACCTTTATTAGCTCCTTTCTGTTAGTTCCAAATTTTGGCCATATATCAGCAACTGTTTCATCATACTTCAACTTCCTGAAAGATCGGAGCATGCTGTCAGTACAAAGCATGTAAGCATAAGGTAACATGGAAAAGATGCTTAATCCTTAATGTTCTCCAAAGAGCATCATGCACAACTGGCCAAGATCCAAAAGATCTACCCCGCACAAGATTTACATGCTAGAAAGCTTAAACTAGAACCCAGATCTCTTTAGGTGCATCAGAGCCTACAAAATATCAAGACATTTTATGACTTTAATAAGGTGAAAGCAAGTACAAGAACCTGCCAACACATCACAACATCGGTCATAGTTTGTTTTCAACTTACATTCTAGCATTCCATATAAAATTCACAACATACCACAAGTGGTATCGTCTAGATGTTAGATACCCAGGTATTGTTTGACCATTAaaacatatgttttttttaatggaaagACTGTAAGGAAACCCCTACAGCATAATTGTGAGCAGCAGGATTTAAACCCTGGTGGGTGGAGTCATGCACCtacaactccaccaccacaccaagagGTGCTTGTCCCATTAAAAACATATGTGGTTTGAGTCTTTACTTCAGAATACAACTGTTTGTGTACGATTTTTCCATCTATGTATACACAAATGGAATATCCTCAGGCCTGAATGTTCTTGCTCTGATGGCAGACCTAGACACCAATTAAAACGAAGTGGCATGATGCCATACTCATTTTGCCATTTCTCTTTGTGCACATGTAAACTAAGATGAAGATGAGACGAGCAACAGTTATAGCATGAAGAATAGAATTttataatatgatttaacCTGATGCCCTGCAAACATATTTACACTGGCAGTAGCGGAACTTGGCAGGTGAACAACGCAATTTTCAGATCTTGCTCTGATTTTTTCTAATTAGCTTACACATAGCTCCGCCATTGTACACTGGCATTGTTAGAAAAGCGTCGGTTCTAATAGTATTAACCACTCACCCTTTGTCAACAAGCCAATGTACCATCCCAGCAGTGATACCCTTTGTCACCGAGAAGACTGGAAACAGAGAATCAGGTTGAACAGGACGTGGATCATACTTCCCTAACGAACCAGCAGCAGTATCTATTATGACCTTTCCGTCTTTATATGCACATACCTGTGAAAGAAAGATCAGTAAGGCTCCATTATAACAAGCTAACAATATGCAGATATTACAGCTAAACTCGTGATGAAATTTTGTCGGACCAATATATGTTAAAATCAATGGCATAGCATGTAAATGAATCGAATGAGATTATCGACCTACTTGTATTCCCAAAATTTTGTCACTTCCCATCTCCAGCAGAAGATTCCTCAATTTAGACTCCACTTCAGAGTTAGGATATGAGTCGTAAATCCACTGAGTATTTGTTGAGGGCCCACGCATCACATTCCTGATATCAACAAAAGCATAAATTAGCAATTTATATGTAATGGCTCACAAGAAAGCAGCTACACACCATTGGCATGGCATGCATCTCACCCTAGCAAAGTTGATTCAGCAAATGGCCTCATGATGTCTAGATAAACTATCCTAACATTTAGTGAAGCTGAAAGCCCTGCAGGTATAAATGAACAAACTGTCACTATAATGCTGCACATTTCAGAGGGATGGATATGTTCAAGAGATAAAGAAATACCCCTAAGAAGATTTAAGACCctcataaatattattgcaTCCCCAGGGAAAGCATCAACCTGATAGCCATGAAACTTCCATTTAGCACCAGTCTATTGGTTGACAAACTCAACACAGCTTGAAGGAAAGTAATCATGCTTACTTACAGGATTAAAATGTTTAACCTCCTTCTTGCTCAATTTCATCTTTTCTTGAAGGGCTTTGGCATTTCGTTCTCTTTGCTCATTAAGTGCTTTAATGTTCTCCTAATGAGTAGGAGAAAAACACAACACCACAACCAACCAGTTACTACAAATTCCTGAAGTGATAAAAAAGGagccaagaaaaaataaatgaaaacaCACAGTAGCCTTCAGCCTACTTTTGCTTCAATTGCTGTAGTGGACTGGCGAAAGAATATTGAGGCAATCTCCATAGACTGCTGAGGCATGTCAACCCGCAACTTAAGCCCCATCTCTGCAAAGGCTGACAGCAGTGCCACCTGGTCTCCCTGCATATTGATCTCAGAATTgtaaattacagaaatttAACAAAAGAATGACAAGCTGGTAATAATAAACAACAAAAGTTAGAATAAAGAAAATGTCTTGCAAAACgttacatatcagatgttttGTACTTCAAAGCATCAGTGCATGTGTTAACTTAATATTGCAGGACATTGTGTATAAATATGATAATTGCTACATGAAAAACATAGTAGTAGAAACAAGCTTAGTTCCTGATTCCATCTTGTTTATCGTTGTTAAATGTGTCATGTCATCTACCTATCTGCAATATCACTGGTGGGTAAAGACTAATGACGAGAAAAAAGGGTCACAAGGTATTACATGAAAACAGTAGAAAGTTACAAGATTACATGACATGCTTGTTTGGTTTCATTATACAAGAAAATGTTGCAGTTACTCTAAAGGAAATGTTGATCGTAGCTACCAAAGATACAATCTCTTGATTAACTTTGTTATTTACTGCCATGTGTACTATTTGAAAGTCAAAGTGTGACAAACCTCAGCGCATGACAAAAACATCTTTGCTAGTGCCTGCTTCATTGATTCTGATATGCGTTTAGTTAGCCCAAAATCAAGAAGAATCGGTTTGTGTGGAGGTTCCTTGCTTACAAGAAAATTGCCTACAGAAAAAATGCATGTTTGATGAATCTATGTGAAGGAACACAAAGAAATCCTATGGAATAATTGGTAAGATAATTGAGGTGACAGAACATCTTCCTACGAAGCATATAATACAATACCAGGATGAGGATCTCCATTGAAGAAACCATCAATGTATATTTGATGAGCATACGCACGGGTTATCTCTTCAACGAGTTTTTTCTTATCAACACCATATGCTTCCAATGAATCATTGTCATGTAAGCGGATCCCGTCCATATATTGCAAAATTAGAATCCTATCAGTCGACTGATACAAAGAAGAATGAATCAGAGAGTCAGATGGTAATCATGTGATTTCGGAGCACTAATGCAAGACAAACAGAATAAAATTAGACCTGAATAACTTCTGGAATAAGTACATCAACAGCACTGGAAACACTGCCACTCCCAATTTCAGTTTTCTGACTAAGATTCTTGGAGACAGTCCTAGTGTTCTCTGAAATTAGATTTTGACCATACATTGTCATGATAACATCTTTACAAGTGACTAGACCATGACTGATGAAGGAGAATTTGGCAAcacatggagataaacacaTATTAAGAACTTTGAGCAAGGAGAACTACCTGCTTCATGATTGAAATCAAGTTCCTTTGGGGCCTCTTTGCACCATTCATCAATCATTGGATTGAAGTCATATTGAGGTTCTGCCCATGCAATCCATTCGATTAATGATTTTGCATTCTTCAAATCCTGACCATCGATGAAAAATTATAATAGCAATCCTACTTATTTTACAAAACACTATTTCTATCAAAGAGAGGAACCTCTAATATGATCTCTTTGATACCATCATGCTGAATTTTCACAACTACTTCTCTGCCGTTTTCCAGAGTTGCACGATGAACTTGTGCTATCTGTCAAGAAGTGTTCACGAAGACTCGCATGAGCATACTATGAATTTACATCAGATAATCTAAAGTTCATTTGAAGCCAAAGAACTTACTGATGCAGTTGCAAGAGGGTCAAtgtcaaaactagcaaatAGTTCACCCATGGGTTTCCCTAGTTCTTTCTCTATGGTTCCACGAACCTGCACACGAGAGAAGAAAATTAAGATTAAGATAAATAATTACAGTCATACTGTAGGACGGTATACATTCCATTTGGATTGATTACAAATGAATGAAAAAAACTTATGAGAAACAAATTTAATCTACCATTAACTCATGAACAGGTATACCTCTTCAAGAGGGCGTGGAGGAAGCGAGTCCTGCAACTGCTTCAGGACATTTATGTAGGGTTCAGGAAGCACATCTGCTCTTGTGGACAAGTATTGGCCCATTTTCACCCATAAACCTTCTAGCTCTATCATCAGGCTGAGAACACGACGAGCATTTCTCTCGTGTGTCTTTGCCCATATGGCATTCTTTTTGACAGTGCTAACCCATTGAACTCTCTTCTGAACAGCCTGCTCGTATCTCAAGAAGATGTTAATCTGTTTCTACCCAAACAGAAGAGACTGGTTGACGAAAGAACATCATAAAAAGAAGCACATCCACACCTTATAGTCCAAGTAGACAAACAATGCCAAGGAAAAAACTTTGAGGCGCCTGGATAAGATGGTTCCCCATCCCATTTGAAGTCAGCTAGTGACAAAAATTTCTGGCACACCGTGGGCAAAGCTAAGCTGCTAGCAAGCCAGTGGGTCTCCTGCAGTGCCACAAGTCCAAGAGAGCAGATGCAAATCAGCATGGCCTTCACCTTTCACagtttttttatggatcaCAAACCGGTTCAACTGTCCAGGATTGAATACTTCTCATAATACTTCATTGTCAGTACAGTTATCAGTTATTCAGAAACATTGACTTGACATGACAATCAGGTGTAGTTTCCACTTACACTAAATGCAGAAATATGTACTGCAAGCACAGCTTAATGCTACTGCGACTGATCGTGTCCTCCCTTTCTACGGAGCTTCCCACGTTAGGGAAAATAAGCTTTGCCTTATTAAGCATGCACGCCGGTTTACCCCATTGACAAACAACCGGTTCGTACCCACACTAGAATCCACTGCGGCCAATAACGAATCGACCAAAATCCTATTTGGTGAAAAATATTATGTGTGCAAAAATAAAGGGGAAAAAGGTGAAGACTGAAGCACTAGCTTCCACTGCACAAATGCAATTTCCTTCAGCAAGAACAGCTCTTTCTGTAGAACGGAGATAATCCTATTTGATCATACAATCTTAGCAGAACCAACGATTTATAGCCTGATGACGGCGAATTGCGCGTAAAATTCTCCCCTAACGAATCCCTCGGGTACCTACGTATCCACAGCCCCAACCTCAGCACATAATCAAAATTTAACCCCCAAGCTCCGAAATTTATACTTTAATAGATCGCCCAAAATACGCGCAAAGTGTCAGAACCCAGGGGAACGACGAAGAACGACCGGAATTACCCCCCGAAAAAATAGTCAAAAACAGAGAGGCTAAATTACCTCGATTTGCGTTAGTCCTCGGAGGAGAATCTCTGCGGAATTCGTCGGAGCCCCCGGGGATCCGGCGAACTCGCGAAAGaacaaggaagaaaaggaaacgaAACAGTTACTCCTTTGAGGGGGCGGGGATTTGATGAggcagaaaaggaaaaagctTTCGCGAGAGGTTTGGTCGAAGAAGTGGAGGAGTGCGTCCGTGGAAGGAAGAAGCTATTTATTCCACACAGCTTCCAACCAAGTGACCGATTTTCACCTAAGCCCTTACGTCGCCTCGTTATTATTGGTTTTGCAAATCGCATGCTGCAGTGATCAGTCAATTTTTAGAATCTTGCTACTACGACTTTTATTACTCCGTATAATTCTTTCGTTCATGCAGATTTCTTGTGTGTGTGCAAAGATCAGAATCTGAACCGCTATTTTGTGAGTATTTGGCGAAGACACGCCGCGAATCTGGTGCCAATAATGCTCTATTCTATGGCTTGGATAGATGATGGATTCATCAAATTgcttgaaaaaagaaatgagtTTCACATTACGGATCATATTATCTGCATGACATGATGGGTGTCGTCGTTCCCTAGACTGTCTCTTGGACGGGGGCCAACCTGGGGGGTAAAGTACTTGCAGGACGCCACGTCGTCGATCCCTATAACCAGTTAACAGCAGATTATGCTTCGGAACAAGAAATCACGAGCTTTAATCACACCCCAGCTGTTTGCCTGTCTCCTGGCAGCAGCAAGAAGTGAAAAGTTAGACAGGGATCATTTTTTTACTGTACGAACTGCAATGTACAAACTTGGTAGAAACTATGTTTAGAACTTCTTTAAAAGAACTTGagattatacggagtagtatgtTAGATTTTTGATCATCTATAAACCCGTAAGATTTCAAGTAATTACACATTTAGAAAGGTCAAAAAGACAAATTTCTACCAAAAATTTGAGAAAAGTTCCTGCACGCCTTGAGAGATTTCTAGTGGTTGGTTCTTGTGTAGGCAGTAGTGGGAAACCAGGACGGCGCGGAGTCGCTGGCCGGCCGTGGTAGCTCAGCGGCTGCGTCACGCGTATATCCATCCTTTGCCCCTGCCGCAAGAGTCAACTGAGATCGGGTTCTGGGAGACGGAGACACGCGTCGATGCCTACGCGGTTCACGGGAGATTCTTCCCCGGTAGACGACGGACGATCTCTTCTCCTCGTGCTCGGGGCAGCAGATTCGTGTGCCCCCGCGAGAGCCACGTCGGGCCCGGTCGGGGCAGGGCTCACCGTGAATTCACGCCAGGAAGCTTCCTCCTTCGCCTTTGCATTCTGTAGCGTGTGCACAACGGGACGATGTCTCCACAGTATTGTACAATTGTGGAGCACGTTTTATTTACTGCATCATGCTTATGTTTGTCTGTTTTTTTCCTGGTGTGGTCTCGATCAATCCGGGATGCGATCAGGTTTTTATCGATCGCGCCAATGGAGTACCAACAATGTACTTTCTGGTTTCTGTTTCCCGGGCTTCAACCTCGTCCCGATCAACGTCAGGCCAACTAGGAAATTTCCCCGTGGTACAATACAACGTCAGCCCAACTCTTATAGCGAAGCAAAGCAAATGAATACTTTTGTTTGGGGGAAAACAAGTTAAAATGTGAATTCAGCGAGAATATCCTTCACAAGTATCTAGCTTTAAATACGTaaatccataaaaaatgtcactCACTTGGGACAGAATTTGCACTGACTTGGTACAAAATGGACAACAATTGTttggataggagggagtaacaaTTATCCAAATTATCCAAACAGAATCTCATTCTATGCGAATGCAGAGGCAGAGGCAGGTTCTTCACTTTTCTGTTGATGTTTGCTTTGCATTTTCATGCTCAATGCAAATTATCTCAGGCAGgagccaagaaaaaaaaaacccaaacAGCagtgaaaaggaaaaaaaaacagaatatATGGCCGTGTCAGAATGATCTGAGCCGTAGATTCAAGCCAAAAAAGATAAACCAATATGACCGTGTCAAAATGATCTGAGCCATAGATAACAAGATACAGCAATAACcagtaaaacaaaatttccAGGAACCAAGGGCGCATATATATAACAAAGCAAGCAATGATAGCATAACAGAGAAACTAGACTAGCGAGAAGAAAAACAGTAGTAGGATATCTGATGCTGAATAACATAACCAAGTCCTCACATGAACTGAAAGTAACACATAGATCACATGACAATCAGCACGGCAGGTTCAGAAACCTCTAGATATGTGCACAGGGCACCAAAATTACTGCAATAGGAGTACCATATGCCATTTTGTGGGCGACAAAGCAAGAGAGTGATCTAATCAAAGAGGGAGAAGCCCAGGTCGTCTTCGctttcctccttctcctcttccttcttctcctcagcCTTAGGGGCCTCAGCGGCAGCTCCACCGGATGCGGgagcaccaccagcagcaggaCCTCCGACCATGGCACCACCACCGACGGCGCCAATGATCACCTGCTTGTGCTTTCACATCAGCATTACAGAGATTTTACAAAAGATAGGAGTAGAAAACAGCACAACTGGCTTCAAAAGCTTTGGCAGCTTGGAGGCGCCAATACACATCACATGACTTTCCACACACCAACAAATAGCAAGAAACTTGTCAAATGAACATCTTAAGGCACAACACAAAAGTTAATAAACGAATTCACCACCTCCATTACGATAGATGTAAATCCTTGCTGTATTGGCGAATTAAAGGCTACAATTAATATAATCAAGAGCTACTACAGCTTATTCATACTAGTGCTATAAATAAATAATCTCATGGTATCACAAGTTCACAACATCTCCTTGCAGATTTTTCTGAACCATAATGAAACACCTAGAGGAGACAGCAACTAAAATCTGCTTGAGATGCTACTAACCTACTTCTCATAacaacacaaacaaatcaaaaaaaaaatattgctcAATTCGGAATTATGTAGACCAAGAACAAGCATGCCGTCCTCGCACGCGGCAGGGCATTTCCAATCACCAGAAACGAGTAATTAGACCAATAAACTAATATACACATATAACAGCTACTCAGATCTGACTAGGGAACTAGAACACTACCGAAAGCACATCACAGAATGCAATACAAACTAGCACGGATCAAGTAATCACAAGAAACTCATGGATCCGTATATATACATAATGGAAGTGCAAGACAAACGTATACAGTTAGATCAGGAGTACAGAACAGAGCAGTAAACGCGAGGGGGGTTCCGGACCTGGCAGATGGCGGAGGTGGGGGAGACCGCGGTGAAGGAGGACTGGACGCCAGCGGAAGAgtccgcggcggaggcggcggcgacgagctggCGGTGCAGGTCGtaggtggtggcggcggaggcctcCAGCTCGCCCTTGTGCTGCTTCGCCGTCCACTCACCGCCGGAGCTGCGGCACACGAAGGTGTAGACGCCCATGTCTGCTGTCTCggttcgcggcggcggcggaggagctggaggcgTTTGGCGGATGGCGATGGATGCGAGAGacccaaaccctagctcggGGATGGGTTTATGTAGTGGTGGATAATGCGACTATTGGGCTGGAAGCTGGATCAACATCACTGGGCCGGCGGGCCATTTTTATACTTATGGGCCGCATTTGTATTGAGCTGAACGAACATTACGGGCCAACGGTTTCTCGCCGAAGCGCCCCCAAAAGGCCAACCCCCTCTTCCGAAACGGCGGCTGCCGTGAAgttcaccggcggcgacctccGCCGCAGGCCCGTGCgctctctcctctgcctcTACCGTCAATACTCAACTCGTATCTCCGTCTACTTCGGTGGAGAAGCTGCGGTGGCCTCCTCGGCCGTGGCCGGCGAGTAGCGACGGA
This is a stretch of genomic DNA from Brachypodium distachyon strain Bd21 chromosome 1, Brachypodium_distachyon_v3.0, whole genome shotgun sequence. It encodes these proteins:
- the LOC100845772 gene encoding uncharacterized protein LOC100845772 isoform X1 gives rise to the protein MGWGTILSRRLKVFSLALFVYLDYKAVQKRVQWVSTVKKNAIWAKTHERNARRVLSLMIELEGLWVKMGQYLSTRADVLPEPYINVLKQLQDSLPPRPLEEVRGTIEKELGKPMGELFASFDIDPLATASIAQVHRATLENGREVVVKIQHDGIKEIILEDLKNAKSLIEWIAWAEPQYDFNPMIDEWCKEAPKELDFNHEAENTRTVSKNLSQKTEIGSGSVSSAVDVLIPEVIQSTDRILILQYMDGIRLHDNDSLEAYGVDKKKLVEEITRAYAHQIYIDGFFNGDPHPGNFLVSKEPPHKPILLDFGLTKRISESMKQALAKMFLSCAEGDQVALLSAFAEMGLKLRVDMPQQSMEIASIFFRQSTTAIEAKENIKALNEQRERNAKALQEKMKLSKKEVKHFNPVDAFPGDAIIFMRVLNLLRGLSASLNVRIVYLDIMRPFAESTLLGNVMRGPSTNTQWIYDSYPNSEVESKLRNLLLEMGSDKILGIQVCAYKDGKVIIDTAAGSLGKYDPRPVQPDSLFPVFSVTKGITAGMVHWLVDKGKLKYDETVADIWPKFGTNRKELIKVHHLLNHTSGLHNALGDVVKTDPLLVCDWEETLQKIAKCTPETEPGSSQIYHYLSFGWLCGGLVEHASGKKFQEILEEAIVHPLQIEGELYIGIPPGVESRLAALTVDVEELQKLSGFRPGPDVPPELVSSIAQMASGVPALFNTLNVRRAIIPAANGHCSARALARYYAALAAGGAIPPPHSGNSKPPLGSHLHTPMFPTAEPKKKKKGSTKKGGSSPEKGEYAQLRTSDADSEVLTAAVTGSASTMFANSDILDAFMGIGDYSGMIYPNGKFGLGFRRYGRSGSAPMGFGHSGMGGSTGFCDPEHGFAIAVTVNRMSLGSSTRRVVRFVCEELGVPVPDEFSVSGEKGPDMVLNLAPPAPESNPM
- the LOC100845772 gene encoding uncharacterized protein LOC100845772 isoform X2; its protein translation is MMDLKNAKSLIEWIAWAEPQYDFNPMIDEWCKEAPKELDFNHEAENTRTVSKNLSQKTEIGSGSVSSAVDVLIPEVIQSTDRILILQYMDGIRLHDNDSLEAYGVDKKKLVEEITRAYAHQIYIDGFFNGDPHPGNFLVSKEPPHKPILLDFGLTKRISESMKQALAKMFLSCAEGDQVALLSAFAEMGLKLRVDMPQQSMEIASIFFRQSTTAIEAKENIKALNEQRERNAKALQEKMKLSKKEVKHFNPVDAFPGDAIIFMRVLNLLRGLSASLNVRIVYLDIMRPFAESTLLGNVMRGPSTNTQWIYDSYPNSEVESKLRNLLLEMGSDKILGIQVCAYKDGKVIIDTAAGSLGKYDPRPVQPDSLFPVFSVTKGITAGMVHWLVDKGKLKYDETVADIWPKFGTNRKELIKVHHLLNHTSGLHNALGDVVKTDPLLVCDWEETLQKIAKCTPETEPGSSQIYHYLSFGWLCGGLVEHASGKKFQEILEEAIVHPLQIEGELYIGIPPGVESRLAALTVDVEELQKLSGFRPGPDVPPELVSSIAQMASGVPALFNTLNVRRAIIPAANGHCSARALARYYAALAAGGAIPPPHSGNSKPPLGSHLHTPMFPTAEPKKKKKGSTKKGGSSPEKGEYAQLRTSDADSEVLTAAVTGSASTMFANSDILDAFMGIGDYSGMIYPNGKFGLGFRRYGRSGSAPMGFGHSGMGGSTGFCDPEHGFAIAVTVNRMSLGSSTRRVVRFVCEELGVPVPDEFSVSGEKGPDMVLNLAPPAPESNPM
- the LOC100846076 gene encoding 60S acidic ribosomal protein P3, whose amino-acid sequence is MGVYTFVCRSSGGEWTAKQHKGELEASAATTYDLHRQLVAAASAADSSAGVQSSFTAVSPTSAICQVIIGAVGGGAMVGGPAAGGAPASGGAAAEAPKAEEKKEEEKEESEDDLGFSLFD